Below is a window of Wenzhouxiangella sp. XN201 DNA.
GCCGCCGACGGCCGAGAAGGTGTGGAAGGCATCCGAGATAACAGCGATGGATCCGGTCCACAGGCCGATGGTCATTTCGACAACGAAATAGACACCGGTGAGCCACGCGGAAATCACCATGCCGCGGCCGCTCGAGGGCATGTGCCCGGCGTGTCCGTGAGCGTCGTGATTCGACATGATTCTTCTTCGCCTCAGCCTTCACCGTTCTCGATGATCTTTCGGTCGCGAATGCGAACGACTCGATCAACTGGTTCGATGGCGACCAGACCGTCGCCCGCCGCGCCCGTATGAGCGGCTTCCACGATCAGGTCGGCAATCTCCCCGGCGCGCGTGGTGAATATCTCGATACGAGCGAATCGGTGGGTCCAGTCGTCGCGGAAGAAATTGCGGTATTCCCCGAATCCACGAACCGGGCTGACGGTAAGACCGTTGATGTCGGCCTCCTTGAGCGCGTCTTCAACACCTTCCAGCGCACTGAAGCGCACGATGGCTTCGACCTTCCGCGTGCTCATGGGTCCACTCCTACTCGATGGCTTCGTAGTGATTGAATACTTCGGTTTCGCCGTCTCGCTTGAACAGCACGACGTCGTAGGCCATCCGCCGATGGTCGACTTCCATTCCCGGCGAGCCCAGCGGCATGCCGGGTACGCTCAGGCCGCGCGCATCGGGTTGTTCCGACAGTAGCCGCAGCACGTCTTCGGCCGGCACGTGACCTTCGATGACGTAGTCACCGACCACCGCGGTGTGGCAGGAAGGCAGCTCGTGTGGCACCCCATGTTCGCGCTTTACCCGGCCCATATCGGTTGTCGGGACTTCCTCAACCTTGAAGCCGTTGGCCTGCATGTGCTCGACCCATTTGCCGCAGCAGCCGCACTGGGGATCGTGGTAGACCGTCATCTCGTGCTGGGCGGAGGTCAGGGTCTGCTCTGGATCCTGACCTTCCGACCGTGCCTGGCACCCGGCGGTCAGCAGGAGCGCGCTTGCGAGAATGATGGCTGTGGTGAGTTTAGTGGTCATGATCGTGATCTCCTTCGGACGACTCGTCCGTTTGGTGGTGGTCTTGGGGGTGGGAATGGTCATCTGGCGCTTCATGCTCGGCTCCCGACTCCATGGGAATATCGCTGTCGCCATGATCGTGGCCGCCGTGGGAATGCCGGGCGCCCGCATTGCGTGCAGCCTCGAGCAGGACGGCATACTGTCCAGGCTCGAACTGCGGAAAGCGCTCGATCAATGCGACCAGCGGCCAGAGGTCCTCATCGGCGTGGGTTTCGCCCCAGGCCGGCATGCCGGTCATGCGGATGCCGTGGCGGATGACCCAGAAGATCTCCTCGGGGGTTCGCGCACGAGCGACTTCTGCCAGGTCCGGCGGCGCGGGATTGAGCCCTTGTGCGATCAAGCTGGGAGCTTCTCCCGGCGCTGCGTGACAGGTTGCACACATGTCCTCGTAGGCAATAACCGTCGCGTGCAGTTCTTCCGTATCCTCTAGGCTCGGTGTCGCATCCTCGATCGTGCTTGCCGAGCGCGCAACGGCGTTTTCGCGAATCGTTGTCAGCGTGTGCTCGGTCAGGGCCCAGTGGTCGCCGTCGGCCGACACATTGACGCGTCCATTGAGTGCGATGGCCCAGAAAGCCACGCATCCGACAACGAACAGGACCAGGGCTGAAATGATCAATGACAGGATGATTCTCATGATCGTGCCTCCTTGTTGTCGGGGAAGTTTAGTCCGAAGGATTTCCAGAGGTAGTAGATAGTCGGGACCACGAGCAGTGTGAGGATCGTCACGCTGATCATTCCGCCGACCATCGGGGCGGCGATTCGGCGCATGATCTCCGAGCCGGTGCCGTGGCCGAGCATGATCGGCAGCAGACCCGCGATGATCACCGACACGGTCATCATGATAGGGCGCACCCTGAGCAGCGCGCCGTCGGTGACAGCCTGCATCACATCGCTTCGCGTCAGGGAGTGTCCCGCTTCAGTAGCTTCGCTGCGGTGACGGGCCAGCGCCTGATCCAGATAGACGAGCATGAGTACCCCGATCTCCACGGCCACCCCGGCCAACGCAATCATGCCGGCACCGACAGCCACGGACTGGTTGTAGCCCAGCAGGTAGAGCAGCCAGTAACTGCCGACCAGGGATAATGGCAATGTTCCCAGGATGATCAGGACCGAGATCGGATTTCGGAAATTCATGAACAACAGCAAGACGATGATGCCGATCGCGGCCGGCACCACCAACTTGAGCTTTTCGGCGGCACGCTGCATGAACTCGTATTGCCCGGACCAGCCCAGCGAATAGCCGGACGGCAGATCGATTTGCTCGGAAACTGCCCGTTTGGCCCGCTCTACATATCCGCCCAGATCCTTGTCGTTGACGTCGATATAGATCCAGCCGTTGAGGCGGGCGTTCTCGGTCCGGATCACGCCTGGACCGGTCTCGATGGCAATATCCGCTACTGCGGATAACGGGATTTGGTCTCCTCCGGGTGTGACGATACTGAGACTGTTCAGGTCTCCGAGGGAGTCGCGAACATGGCGCGGATAGCGCAGGTTGATTGGGTAGCGCTCCAGTCCCTCTACGCTTTCGCCGACCCTCATGCCACCGACTGCGGAACGCACAATCTCGTGCACGTCACGAATGTTCAGTCCAAAACGGGCGGCTTCTTCGCGCAGCACGTCGACAGTGACATAGCGGCCACCGGTCACGCGATCGGCATAGACCGAGGCGGTGCCCGGCACGTCTTCAATGACGCGCTCGATATCTTCGCCAATCCGGTTGATCACGTTCAGGTCGGCACCGGACACCTTGACCCCGACGGGCGTCTTGATGCCGGTTGCCAGCATGTCGATGCGGTTCTTGATCGGCATGATCCAGGTATTGGTCAGACTGGGCACCTGGACCAACTCATCGAGCTCGGCCTTGAGCTTGTCCATGGTCATGCCGTCACGCCATTCTGATCGCGGCTTGAGCCGAATGGTGGTCTCGATCATCGTCAAGGGTGCCGGGTCGGTGGCCGTGTCGGCGCGGCCGGCCTTGGCATAGGCCGTTTCGACTTCCGGGACTGTCATGATCAGTCGATT
It encodes the following:
- a CDS encoding DUF411 domain-containing protein, which encodes MTTKLTTAIILASALLLTAGCQARSEGQDPEQTLTSAQHEMTVYHDPQCGCCGKWVEHMQANGFKVEEVPTTDMGRVKREHGVPHELPSCHTAVVGDYVIEGHVPAEDVLRLLSEQPDARGLSVPGMPLGSPGMEVDHRRMAYDVVLFKRDGETEVFNHYEAIE
- a CDS encoding P-II family nitrogen regulator produces the protein MSTRKVEAIVRFSALEGVEDALKEADINGLTVSPVRGFGEYRNFFRDDWTHRFARIEIFTTRAGEIADLIVEAAHTGAAGDGLVAIEPVDRVVRIRDRKIIENGEG
- a CDS encoding cytochrome c, which codes for MRIILSLIISALVLFVVGCVAFWAIALNGRVNVSADGDHWALTEHTLTTIRENAVARSASTIEDATPSLEDTEELHATVIAYEDMCATCHAAPGEAPSLIAQGLNPAPPDLAEVARARTPEEIFWVIRHGIRMTGMPAWGETHADEDLWPLVALIERFPQFEPGQYAVLLEAARNAGARHSHGGHDHGDSDIPMESGAEHEAPDDHSHPQDHHQTDESSEGDHDHDH